From Nitrospirota bacterium, one genomic window encodes:
- a CDS encoding (2Fe-2S) ferredoxin domain-containing protein, with translation MAKLTVEDLKKIKEEYKAKTALREGAFRARVTVHMGTCGLAAGAREIMNVILEELEKSGATDVAVNTSGCAGLCSREPMITVQILDEPPVKYCDLNEEKTRKIVTEHILGGKVVEDLALVRGCETSY, from the coding sequence ATGGCAAAACTTACGGTAGAAGATCTAAAAAAGATTAAAGAAGAATACAAGGCAAAAACAGCCCTCAGGGAAGGGGCTTTCAGGGCAAGGGTTACAGTTCATATGGGCACCTGCGGTCTTGCAGCAGGGGCAAGAGAGATAATGAACGTTATACTTGAAGAGTTAGAGAAGAGCGGGGCCACAGATGTGGCTGTAAACACCTCCGGCTGTGCAGGGCTTTGCAGCCGTGAACCGATGATCACGGTTCAGATTCTGGATGAACCTCCTGTAAAATACTGTGACCTCAATGAAGAGAAGACAAGAAAGATAGTTACTGAACATATCCTCGGAGGAAAGGTCGTGGAAGACCTGGCTCTCGTAAGGGGATGCGAGACATCCTATTAG
- a CDS encoding NAD(P)H-dependent oxidoreductase subunit E has protein sequence MEVIEKYKTKPGALIPVLQKVQGVLGYLPPAVQRIIAKELNLPVSEVHAVVSFYSLFTMKPKGKHNVRVCLGTACYVKRAAEILEKVKEYLGIDEGGITEDKKFSLETIRCLGACGLAPVVVVDHDIYGSVDPVKVAETIKQYN, from the coding sequence ATGGAGGTTATAGAGAAGTACAAAACCAAACCCGGGGCGTTAATCCCTGTCCTGCAAAAGGTACAGGGGGTACTCGGATATCTGCCCCCTGCTGTACAGCGTATCATAGCTAAAGAACTCAACCTCCCCGTCAGCGAGGTGCATGCGGTCGTCTCTTTCTATTCATTATTTACCATGAAACCCAAAGGAAAACACAACGTAAGGGTCTGTCTCGGCACCGCCTGTTATGTGAAAAGGGCCGCTGAGATACTTGAGAAAGTAAAGGAATACCTCGGGATTGACGAGGGGGGGATCACGGAAGACAAAAAGTTCTCCCTTGAGACTATACGGTGTCTCGGTGCCTGCGGACTCGCTCCTGTTGTGGTTGTCGACCACGACATATATGGGAGTGTTGACCCTGTCAAGGTAGCTGAGACAATAAAACAATATAATTAG
- a CDS encoding response regulator, translated as MDKGKILVLDDDPVVTLSCKRILGAEGYNITAVGKGEDALRQLEKEEYDILITDIRLPDISGIEVLREARVIQPDTDIVVITGYPTLEDAKESIRLGAFEYIEKPFTPDFMLNVARKVFDKRGWILRQAYIDEFRDYLVPLRDKENPVIFYKEGVWARPTKTGLWEIGYDLRYEMAAGEMLYVDYLKVDKVKAGEPFARLLTGSGKIVDIASPMTAEIKETNGKANDIICSLLKEHLSEGWLVWLAKVIPLEM; from the coding sequence ATGGATAAAGGAAAGATACTTGTACTTGATGACGATCCTGTTGTGACGCTTAGCTGCAAGAGGATACTCGGGGCGGAGGGTTACAATATCACTGCAGTGGGCAAGGGTGAGGATGCACTGAGACAGCTTGAGAAGGAGGAATACGACATCCTGATTACCGATATACGCCTGCCGGACATATCAGGGATTGAGGTCCTGCGTGAGGCACGAGTCATTCAGCCAGATACCGATATTGTTGTTATTACCGGATACCCCACACTGGAAGATGCAAAGGAATCCATAAGGCTTGGGGCCTTTGAGTATATTGAAAAACCTTTCACTCCTGATTTCATGTTAAATGTTGCCAGGAAGGTATTTGACAAGAGGGGATGGATCCTGAGACAGGCTTATATAGATGAGTTCCGGGATTACCTGGTGCCTCTGCGGGACAAGGAAAATCCCGTAATATTTTATAAGGAAGGTGTATGGGCAAGGCCGACAAAGACAGGACTCTGGGAGATAGGCTATGACCTGAGATACGAGATGGCCGCAGGAGAGATGCTTTATGTCGATTACCTGAAGGTAGACAAGGTGAAGGCAGGAGAACCATTTGCCAGGCTGCTTACCGGCTCGGGAAAGATTGTGGATATAGCCTCACCAATGACCGCAGAGATAAAAGAGACCAACGGGAAGGCCAATGACATCATCTGTTCCCTTCTCAAGGAACACCTCTCGGAGGGATGGCTTGTATGGCTTGCAAAGGTGATACCACTGGAAATGTAA
- a CDS encoding radical SAM protein, translating to MKTDSGFKLKNFARTLNAAIQFNLFNKRNLIKVGHRITHKCNYKCSYCSVWNDKTEELNTDQILKLVDEVAEAGCVAYAVTGGEPLVRKDLPQILKRIKERGMVAKLVTNGSLVSKRIDEIADHVDVLTFSFDTTNPNVPEDMGIIKVLNDTVIEGIKAAVGRIPHVGFNTILTRITYDELDDIVEIATRLGIKSLTFSPLLTHFDYRSPEEYSRRYGEVYGSIEHYRKTITKLRELRDKGYPVMMSDLLLDAMYTFKVPKMKCIAIYLQCSISPDGRLGPCFEFSRELTDSYKNKNFKELWEELGSYKAFSDNCKGCLLHCYFEPSAIFSGKPKAIFSRGSYRTRYLNALFNRKES from the coding sequence ATGAAAACCGACAGCGGCTTTAAACTAAAAAACTTTGCCAGAACATTGAATGCAGCAATCCAGTTCAACCTTTTCAATAAAAGGAATCTGATCAAGGTTGGACACAGGATAACCCACAAGTGTAACTACAAGTGTTCCTACTGTTCAGTCTGGAATGACAAGACTGAGGAACTGAATACCGATCAGATTCTGAAACTCGTTGATGAAGTAGCTGAAGCGGGTTGTGTGGCCTATGCCGTAACCGGAGGTGAGCCCCTTGTAAGAAAAGACCTTCCGCAAATCCTGAAGCGGATAAAGGAGAGGGGTATGGTAGCCAAACTTGTCACAAACGGTTCTCTTGTATCAAAGAGAATTGACGAGATAGCGGATCACGTGGACGTTTTGACTTTCTCGTTTGACACCACAAACCCGAACGTTCCTGAAGACATGGGAATAATAAAGGTTCTGAATGATACCGTGATAGAGGGGATAAAGGCAGCCGTGGGGAGGATTCCGCACGTTGGATTTAATACAATTCTGACAAGGATTACATATGATGAACTTGACGACATAGTGGAAATCGCTACAAGGCTGGGGATAAAATCGCTTACGTTCTCTCCTTTGCTGACACATTTTGATTACAGGAGTCCGGAGGAGTACTCCAGGCGCTACGGTGAGGTGTACGGCAGTATCGAGCATTACAGGAAGACGATAACAAAACTGAGGGAGTTGCGGGATAAGGGTTATCCGGTGATGATGAGCGATCTGCTGCTTGATGCAATGTACACGTTTAAAGTGCCAAAGATGAAGTGTATAGCGATTTATCTGCAGTGCAGCATATCCCCGGATGGAAGACTGGGGCCATGCTTCGAGTTTTCCAGGGAGCTCACTGATTCTTACAAGAATAAAAATTTCAAGGAACTTTGGGAAGAGCTTGGGAGTTACAAAGCCTTTTCAGATAACTGCAAGGGATGCCTATTACACTGTTACTTCGAGCCAAGCGCAATATTTTCAGGTAAACCCAAGGCAATTTTTTCACGCGGTTCGTACAGAACAAGGTATTTAAATGCCCTTTTCAACCGGAAAGAATCCTGA